Part of the Desulfonatronovibrio magnus genome is shown below.
GAAGTTCAAGCCCATCCAGCAGGTCCGTACCAAAACCTTAACCTATCTTGAGTCCGTAGCTGTTTCTCTGTACTCGGGAAAGATCTGGATCATTCCAGAAGCCAGAAAGACAGAAGTAGAAAGTGCCTTAAAAGAGTTCGCAACAGAATTCATACAAGAGAAAGCTCAGTTTCTGTCCCGCTTCGATAAGGATCAGACAGAGTGGCTGGAGCAAAATAAAAAATGGTCCCGGATAATCGCCCCCTACCTTGAAACCCCGGAAAGTGTGGAAAAGAAATTCAGCTTTACCTGGAGGAGCTTTAAGATGTCTGCATCGGAACAGGTAGCCCAGGACCTGACTGGCAGTGTGCTACACGAAATAAGTCAGATCTCCAGTGATGTATATGAAAGTATTAGAGGCAGGGAGCGAGCTACCCCGAAAAATCTGAACCGTATAGAGCGGCTGCAGGGTAAGCTGCAGGGGCTGGCTTTTGTGCAGCCGGGTGTGACTACGATAGAATTGGAACTGTCTAAAATTATGGACGAGCGAGATACTGGCGGAGCCTTGGAGGGCCATGGGTTATTCCGGCTTATACGCCTACTCATCCAGCTTAAGAATCCGGGTATATTGAAGGATATCCTTGAGGCAGCAAGAAGTGGCAAGGATTATCAGTTCAAGTACGACGCTCCACAAAAGACTACTACCCTACCACCAATCCCACACAATCAACCCAGACTCCCAGAGGCCTGGTTTTAAAGGAGTACAACATAATGCTCTCACCTCCCCAGATGATATCGCTGGCTACAACGCTGGCAAGAAAGAATAAAGTGGATGTAAAATTCGATAATTCCAGCACAGCAGCCACA
Proteins encoded:
- a CDS encoding DUF3150 domain-containing protein is translated as MKDQIFENSVGLILDIKLWSGSKNLKAEDFKDVELPPEDLISLGSKRIHAKEKFKPIQQVRTKTLTYLESVAVSLYSGKIWIIPEARKTEVESALKEFATEFIQEKAQFLSRFDKDQTEWLEQNKKWSRIIAPYLETPESVEKKFSFTWRSFKMSASEQVAQDLTGSVLHEISQISSDVYESIRGRERATPKNLNRIERLQGKLQGLAFVQPGVTTIELELSKIMDERDTGGALEGHGLFRLIRLLIQLKNPGILKDILEAARSGKDYQFKYDAPQKTTTLPPIPHNQPRLPEAWF